From a region of the Bacteroidota bacterium genome:
- a CDS encoding RNase adapter RapZ yields MDFQLNRNTVMSEQQFTDKEQLLNSLFEEWAGEKAVTINKLPQSGSSREYYRLKRNGKSAIGAFNSDYKENVAFLEFSKHFKKQGLRVPEIYKENLKYNIYLQEDLGDETLFSLLEKNKNEDNFRDTLKTNIEKVVKKLPEFQYKAHKGLDYDLAYPREAFDKQSMHWDLSYFKYYFLKLAGIEFDEQKLENDFSTLINFLSKVDSNYFLFRDFQTRNIMIVDDEPWFIDYQGGRRGALQYDLASLLYDAKANIPQELREELIDTYISNAKQYFDVDADLFKQQFYPFVLIRIMQAMGAYGFRGFYEKKSHFLKSIPFAIKNLKWILDNNKIEIEIPNLIAALEKITTSKKLLNIAKSDVLNVTITSFSYKKGIPQDTSGNGGGYVFDCRWIHNPGRYEEYKELTGRDKPVIDFLDKEIDMKIHLDSVYTLVDRAVERYIDRDFTHLMVNFGCTGGRHRSVYSAEHLARHLKDKFNLKVKIHHIEQNILINNFK; encoded by the coding sequence ATGGATTTTCAACTCAACAGAAATACAGTAATGAGCGAACAACAATTTACAGATAAAGAACAGTTATTGAACAGTTTGTTTGAAGAATGGGCAGGCGAAAAAGCAGTTACAATAAACAAACTCCCGCAATCGGGGTCGAGTAGAGAATATTACAGACTTAAACGCAACGGCAAGAGCGCCATAGGTGCTTTCAATAGTGATTATAAAGAAAACGTAGCCTTTCTGGAATTCAGTAAACACTTCAAAAAACAAGGCTTAAGGGTACCGGAGATATATAAGGAAAATTTGAAATATAATATTTATCTGCAGGAAGACCTTGGAGATGAAACTCTATTCTCGCTTCTGGAAAAAAACAAAAACGAAGATAATTTCCGTGACACTTTAAAAACGAACATTGAAAAAGTTGTAAAAAAATTACCTGAATTTCAATATAAGGCTCATAAAGGTTTAGATTACGATCTAGCCTACCCGAGGGAAGCTTTCGACAAACAATCGATGCATTGGGATCTGAGTTATTTCAAATATTACTTTCTGAAATTAGCCGGAATAGAATTTGATGAGCAAAAACTGGAAAATGATTTTTCAACTCTGATAAATTTCCTCAGCAAAGTAGATTCTAACTACTTTTTATTCAGAGATTTTCAGACCAGAAACATTATGATCGTTGATGATGAACCCTGGTTTATAGATTATCAGGGAGGCAGAAGAGGTGCTTTGCAATACGATTTGGCTTCGCTGTTATATGATGCAAAGGCAAATATTCCCCAGGAACTCAGAGAAGAACTTATAGACACATACATAAGTAACGCTAAGCAATATTTCGATGTTGATGCAGACTTATTCAAACAACAGTTTTACCCTTTTGTTTTGATAAGAATTATGCAGGCAATGGGCGCTTATGGATTTAGAGGCTTTTATGAAAAAAAATCTCATTTCCTTAAGAGTATTCCATTTGCCATTAAAAACCTAAAGTGGATCCTCGACAATAACAAGATCGAAATTGAGATACCTAATTTAATCGCCGCCCTTGAGAAAATTACGACATCGAAAAAACTGTTAAACATTGCTAAATCGGACGTTTTAAACGTAACTATTACAAGTTTTTCATACAAAAAAGGAATTCCTCAGGACACATCGGGTAATGGCGGAGGATATGTTTTTGACTGCAGGTGGATTCACAATCCGGGCAGATATGAGGAATACAAAGAACTTACCGGCAGGGATAAGCCTGTGATCGATTTCCTGGATAAAGAAATTGATATGAAAATACATTTGGATTCTGTTTACACTCTTGTTGACAGAGCTGTGGAAAGATATATTGACAGAGATTTCACCCACCTGATGGTAAACTTTGGCTGTACCGGAGGTCGACACAGATCGGTTTACAGTGCTGAACATTTGGCGAGACATTTAAAAGATAAATTTAATCTTAAAGTCAAGATTCACCATATTGAGCAAAACATCCTGATTAATAATTTCAAATAA
- a CDS encoding ATP-binding protein: MHHILKLIAEGEHQQLDFKYAITDMRKIAKTLSAFANTDGGRLLIGVKDNGRIKGCRMQEEKHMIEFAADEYCFPKLDIDYAEWQIEGKNVLEIIVSEGKNKPYFAIDIDKNKTAYSRIRDEVVPMHSVLFKALKSTKKKKSKTFKFTETEKKILSYINENHELELEDIISISGVSKFKTEWILADLINFELLKIDFINNKWIFNSTEIQ; encoded by the coding sequence ATGCATCACATTCTCAAATTAATAGCAGAGGGAGAACATCAGCAGCTTGATTTTAAGTATGCAATTACCGATATGCGAAAGATTGCAAAAACCTTATCGGCATTTGCAAATACTGATGGCGGACGCTTACTAATAGGAGTAAAAGACAATGGCCGAATTAAAGGATGCAGGATGCAGGAGGAAAAGCATATGATTGAGTTTGCTGCCGATGAATATTGTTTTCCAAAACTGGACATAGATTATGCAGAATGGCAAATAGAAGGTAAGAATGTACTGGAAATTATTGTTTCTGAAGGAAAAAACAAGCCATATTTTGCAATTGATATCGACAAAAATAAAACAGCCTACTCCAGAATACGGGATGAAGTTGTACCGATGCATTCAGTACTATTTAAGGCTTTAAAGTCGACTAAAAAGAAAAAGAGTAAAACTTTTAAATTTACCGAAACTGAGAAAAAAATACTCAGTTATATAAATGAGAATCACGAATTGGAATTAGAAGATATTATTTCCATTTCAGGAGTATCTAAATTCAAAACAGAATGGATTCTCGCCGATTTAATTAATTTTGAACTACTGAAAATCGATTTCATCAACAATAAATGGATTTTCAACTCAACAGAAATACAGTAA
- the speD gene encoding adenosylmethionine decarboxylase, with protein sequence MNSLGEHILIELYNCNSELIDNSDELEKVMLEAAEVANATVVKSVFHNFSPQGVTGVVVVEESHFAIHTWPEHAYAAVDLFTCSEDMDYNAAYDFLKEKLNAGHTSSSVILRGKKEFL encoded by the coding sequence ATGAATTCACTGGGAGAACATATATTAATAGAACTGTACAATTGTAATTCTGAACTGATAGACAATTCAGATGAGCTTGAAAAGGTAATGCTTGAAGCTGCTGAGGTAGCCAACGCAACAGTTGTAAAATCGGTTTTTCATAATTTTTCTCCCCAGGGAGTAACAGGAGTTGTAGTAGTAGAGGAGAGTCACTTTGCTATACATACATGGCCGGAGCATGCATATGCAGCTGTTGATTTGTTTACCTGTTCCGAAGATATGGACTACAATGCAGCTTATGACTTCCTAAAAGAAAAGCTTAATGCCGGACACACTTCATCATCCGTGATATTAAGAGGGAAGAAAGAATTTTTATAG
- a CDS encoding cation:proton antiporter — protein sequence MEILSSYNVIIGTSLIIILSFIFNGIAKRTNIPSVLMLIILGIGLQYFIKYFAEKELNFFPILEVLGIVGLIMIVLEAALELELKKEKILPIIKALAIALIGLLASAWVAAHILMFFIPDMTTISAWLYATPLSILSSAIIIPSVKELVEDKREFHIYESTFSDILGIIMFYYLADKIGSAKDDTFLAFSWSILITLIISLAASYIIIFIFQKIKTQAKLFLLIAILLLLYSLGKKMHLSSLIIILIFGLVIANMKLFFSGKLSKYLYYEKAHQIYNELHILTRETAFVVRTFFFVIFGITIVVQSLWDVNVALISLLIILSIYLIRFVLLRIFLGKDIIPQLFIAPRGLITVLLFYAIPEQAQTEGFEPGVLLFVILGTSLIMTAAMIYDKKRAGKYIGIAESNKIGTAKYKVPSIEDIKEQ from the coding sequence ATGGAAATACTTTCTTCATACAACGTAATTATAGGAACATCATTAATTATAATACTGTCGTTTATCTTTAACGGAATTGCAAAGAGAACTAATATTCCATCGGTTCTGATGCTGATAATTCTCGGTATAGGATTGCAGTACTTTATTAAATATTTCGCAGAAAAAGAACTTAACTTCTTCCCTATCCTTGAAGTACTAGGCATTGTAGGACTGATAATGATTGTACTTGAGGCAGCATTAGAATTGGAATTAAAGAAGGAAAAAATTCTACCTATTATTAAAGCTCTGGCAATAGCCTTAATCGGACTGTTAGCTTCTGCATGGGTAGCCGCCCATATATTAATGTTTTTTATTCCCGATATGACAACCATCTCTGCATGGCTGTACGCCACGCCTTTATCTATCCTTTCCAGTGCTATCATAATTCCGAGTGTTAAGGAACTTGTAGAAGACAAGAGAGAATTTCATATATATGAGAGTACATTTTCGGACATTTTAGGAATTATAATGTTCTATTATTTAGCTGACAAAATAGGTTCCGCCAAAGACGATACTTTTCTGGCATTTAGCTGGAGCATATTAATAACTTTGATAATTTCCCTGGCAGCCAGTTATATTATCATTTTCATATTTCAAAAGATAAAAACACAGGCCAAACTGTTTTTATTGATCGCAATTTTATTATTGCTTTATTCTCTTGGTAAAAAGATGCACCTGTCATCACTGATAATAATATTGATTTTCGGACTTGTTATTGCAAATATGAAATTGTTTTTCAGCGGTAAACTCTCAAAATATCTGTATTACGAAAAAGCTCATCAGATATATAACGAATTACATATACTTACACGAGAAACAGCATTTGTAGTGAGGACATTCTTCTTTGTAATATTCGGTATCACAATAGTTGTTCAATCGCTGTGGGATGTCAACGTCGCCCTGATTAGCCTGCTTATTATTCTATCTATTTATCTTATAAGATTTGTACTGCTCAGAATATTTTTGGGAAAGGACATTATTCCTCAGCTCTTTATCGCCCCCCGTGGATTAATAACAGTATTATTGTTTTATGCCATTCCCGAACAGGCTCAAACAGAAGGTTTTGAACCCGGGGTACTGTTATTTGTTATTCTGGGAACAAGTTTAATTATGACTGCAGCTATGATCTATGATAAGAAAAGAGCCGGTAAGTATATAGGCATAGCCGAGTCGAACAAAATAGGTACTGCAAAATATAAGGTTCCATCAATCGAAGATATAAAAGAACAATAG